In one window of Helianthus annuus cultivar XRQ/B chromosome 17, HanXRQr2.0-SUNRISE, whole genome shotgun sequence DNA:
- the LOC110925966 gene encoding inactive poly [ADP-ribose] polymerase RCD1 isoform X3 produces the protein MASKWVKVSDSGSRTRVIFNPKRKRASQIVKASTRALAVRPSPVLNRIGKRKRDESCNSKCISSSSKTLLKYYSNLMKTGVPQRMLFYQDGQWDDHSQDVIDLVKEDFLAKKSTIEVKINGRHIVLDILHMIEIDMETGVQKPIAWIDETELFEKQVEITQKLRGKANVKYAWFASSTNAPSSTVVYGLGHDGPKLGKYGYGVHLTAVDSAQNSATICDVDEKGVRCMVLCRVILGNMELVLPGSKQFYPSDDCFDTGVDNLDNPNHYVVWNMNINTHIYPEYVVSFKISPSAEDGNRVNLSSRVTTEDAQGPSQIDSSSSSKLGNISVEKVPSVGSSACRAPKSPWMPFSKLFEAISDKVSPDDMKLVHILYESLKGKKTSREEFIRKLRLIVGDQILRSTISSLQSAMA, from the exons ATGGCATCAAAATGGGTTAAAGTATCGGACAGTGGTAGTAGAACTAGAGTCATTTTTAATCCTAAACGGAAACGCGCTTCTCAAATAGTCAAAGCTAGTACCCGAGCTTTGGCTGTGAGGCCTAGCCCAGTATTGAACCGTAttggaaagagaaagagagatgaAAGCTGCAACTCTAAATGCATCTCTTCTTCTAGTAAAACTTTACTCAAGTACTACTCGAATCTTATGAAAACTGGAGTACCCCAACGTATGCTTTTTTATCAAGATGGTCAATGGGATGATCATTCCCAAGATGTTATTGACTTGGTCAAAGAAGATTTCTTGGCAAAGAAGTCAACTATTGAAGTTAAAATTAATGGGCGTCATATAGTTTTAGATATCTTACATATGATTGAAATAGATATGGAAACCGGTGTACAGAAACCTATAGCGTGGATTGacgaaacag AGCTTTTCGAGAAGCAAGTTGAAATTACACAAAAGCTTCGTGGTAAAGCGAATGTGAAGTATGCTTGGTTTGCATCGTCCACGAATGCACCTTCTAGCACTGTGGTTTACGGGCTTGGACATGATGGGCCAAAACTTGGAAAGTATGGGTATGGGGTCCACCTTACAGCTGTTGATTCTGCCCAAAACAG TGCTACTATATGTGATGTTGACGAAAAAGGAGTAAGATGCATGGTGTTATGCCGTGTGATATTGGGAAATATGGAACTTGTTTTACCTGGATCTAAACAGTTTTATCCAAGCGATGATTGCTTCGATACCGGAGTCGATAATTTGGATAATCCAAATCATTATGTCGTTTGGAACATGAATATAAATACACATATTTATCCTGAATATGTAGTCAGTTTCAAGATTTCTCCTAGTGCTGAAG ATGGAAATAGGGTTAATTTGTCATCAAGGGTGACAACCGAAGATGCTCAAGGACCATCGCAGATAGATTCTTCTTCTTCTAGTAAACTG GGGAACATATCTGTGGAAAAGGTCCCGAGTGTTGGATCAAGCGCCTGTAGGGCTCCTAAATCACCATGGATGCCTTTCTCAAAGCTGTTTGAAGCTATATCGGATAAAGTATCTCCAGACGATATGAAGCTAGTGCATATCTTGTACGAGTCTCTTAAG GGAAAGAAGACGAGTCGGGAAGAGTTTATTAGGAAGTTGAGGTTAATAGTTGGGGATCAGATATTAAGGTCTACAATATCCAGCCTTCAGTCCGCCATGGCTTAA
- the LOC110925966 gene encoding inactive poly [ADP-ribose] polymerase RCD1 isoform X1, which produces MASKWVKVSDSGSRTRVIFNPKRKRASQIVKASTRALAVRPSPVLNRIGKRKRDESCNSKCISSSSKTLLKYYSNLMKTGVPQRMLFYQDGQWDDHSQDVIDLVKEDFLAKKSTIEVKINGRHIVLDILHMIEIDMETGVQKPIAWIDETGNCFFPEIYRSSYESHECNKSDAENDIQLVESESCMTPEVKLHVEIELNGLNNNNVEECMDESYIEESNIKRVKLDHNVNDTCKNLLDPETVRNMFIKGINPALKADIIDVKKCSGDIMESMLELFEKQVEITQKLRGKANVKYAWFASSTNAPSSTVVYGLGHDGPKLGKYGYGVHLTAVDSAQNSATICDVDEKGVRCMVLCRVILGNMELVLPGSKQFYPSDDCFDTGVDNLDNPNHYVVWNMNINTHIYPEYVVSFKISPSAEDGNRVNLSSRVTTEDAQGPSQIDSSSSSKLGNISVEKVPSVGSSACRAPKSPWMPFSKLFEAISDKVSPDDMKLVHILYESLKGKKTSREEFIRKLRLIVGDQILRSTISSLQSAMA; this is translated from the exons ATGGCATCAAAATGGGTTAAAGTATCGGACAGTGGTAGTAGAACTAGAGTCATTTTTAATCCTAAACGGAAACGCGCTTCTCAAATAGTCAAAGCTAGTACCCGAGCTTTGGCTGTGAGGCCTAGCCCAGTATTGAACCGTAttggaaagagaaagagagatgaAAGCTGCAACTCTAAATGCATCTCTTCTTCTAGTAAAACTTTACTCAAGTACTACTCGAATCTTATGAAAACTGGAGTACCCCAACGTATGCTTTTTTATCAAGATGGTCAATGGGATGATCATTCCCAAGATGTTATTGACTTGGTCAAAGAAGATTTCTTGGCAAAGAAGTCAACTATTGAAGTTAAAATTAATGGGCGTCATATAGTTTTAGATATCTTACATATGATTGAAATAGATATGGAAACCGGTGTACAGAAACCTATAGCGTGGATTGacgaaacaggtaactgttttttCCCTGAAATATATCGTAGTAGTTACGAAAGTCATGAATGCAATAAGTCCGATGCAGAAAATGATATACAACTTGTTGAATCGGAGTCTTGCATGACTCCTGAAGTGAAGTTGCATGTCGAGATTGAActaaatgggttaaataacaataATGTTGAGGAATGCATGGACGAGTCGTATATCGAAGAGTCAAATATTAAGAGGGTCAAACTTGACCACAACGTCAATGATACTTGCAAAAACCTATTGGATCCAGAAACCGTTAGAAATATGTTTATTAAGGGTATTAATCCAGCTTTAAAAGCTGATATAATTGATGTCAAGAAATGTTCTGGTGATATTATGGAATCGATGCTAGAGCTTTTCGAGAAGCAAGTTGAAATTACACAAAAGCTTCGTGGTAAAGCGAATGTGAAGTATGCTTGGTTTGCATCGTCCACGAATGCACCTTCTAGCACTGTGGTTTACGGGCTTGGACATGATGGGCCAAAACTTGGAAAGTATGGGTATGGGGTCCACCTTACAGCTGTTGATTCTGCCCAAAACAG TGCTACTATATGTGATGTTGACGAAAAAGGAGTAAGATGCATGGTGTTATGCCGTGTGATATTGGGAAATATGGAACTTGTTTTACCTGGATCTAAACAGTTTTATCCAAGCGATGATTGCTTCGATACCGGAGTCGATAATTTGGATAATCCAAATCATTATGTCGTTTGGAACATGAATATAAATACACATATTTATCCTGAATATGTAGTCAGTTTCAAGATTTCTCCTAGTGCTGAAG ATGGAAATAGGGTTAATTTGTCATCAAGGGTGACAACCGAAGATGCTCAAGGACCATCGCAGATAGATTCTTCTTCTTCTAGTAAACTG GGGAACATATCTGTGGAAAAGGTCCCGAGTGTTGGATCAAGCGCCTGTAGGGCTCCTAAATCACCATGGATGCCTTTCTCAAAGCTGTTTGAAGCTATATCGGATAAAGTATCTCCAGACGATATGAAGCTAGTGCATATCTTGTACGAGTCTCTTAAG GGAAAGAAGACGAGTCGGGAAGAGTTTATTAGGAAGTTGAGGTTAATAGTTGGGGATCAGATATTAAGGTCTACAATATCCAGCCTTCAGTCCGCCATGGCTTAA
- the LOC110925966 gene encoding inactive poly [ADP-ribose] polymerase RCD1 isoform X2 produces the protein MASKWVKVSDSGSRTRVIFNPKRKRASQIVKASTRALAVRPSPVLNRIGKRKRDESCNSKCISSSSKTLLKYYSNLMKTGVPQRMLFYQDGQWDDHSQDVIDLVKEDFLAKKSTIEVKINGRHIVLDILHMIEIDMETGVQKPIAWIDETGNCFFPEIYRSSYESHECNKSDAENDIQLVESESCMTPEVKLHVEIELNGLNNNNVEECMDESYIEESNIKRVKLDHNVNDTCKNLLDPETVRNMFIKGINPALKADIIDVKKCSGDIMESMLELFEKQVEITQKLRGKANVKYAWFASSTNAPSSTVVYGLGHDGPKLGKYGYGVHLTAVDSAQNSATICDVDEKGVRCMVLCRVILGNMELVLPGSKQFYPSDDCFDTGVDNLDNPNHYVVWNMNINTHIYPEYVVSFKISPSAEDGNRVNLSSRVTTEDAQGPSQIDSSSSSKLVCFSLE, from the exons ATGGCATCAAAATGGGTTAAAGTATCGGACAGTGGTAGTAGAACTAGAGTCATTTTTAATCCTAAACGGAAACGCGCTTCTCAAATAGTCAAAGCTAGTACCCGAGCTTTGGCTGTGAGGCCTAGCCCAGTATTGAACCGTAttggaaagagaaagagagatgaAAGCTGCAACTCTAAATGCATCTCTTCTTCTAGTAAAACTTTACTCAAGTACTACTCGAATCTTATGAAAACTGGAGTACCCCAACGTATGCTTTTTTATCAAGATGGTCAATGGGATGATCATTCCCAAGATGTTATTGACTTGGTCAAAGAAGATTTCTTGGCAAAGAAGTCAACTATTGAAGTTAAAATTAATGGGCGTCATATAGTTTTAGATATCTTACATATGATTGAAATAGATATGGAAACCGGTGTACAGAAACCTATAGCGTGGATTGacgaaacaggtaactgttttttCCCTGAAATATATCGTAGTAGTTACGAAAGTCATGAATGCAATAAGTCCGATGCAGAAAATGATATACAACTTGTTGAATCGGAGTCTTGCATGACTCCTGAAGTGAAGTTGCATGTCGAGATTGAActaaatgggttaaataacaataATGTTGAGGAATGCATGGACGAGTCGTATATCGAAGAGTCAAATATTAAGAGGGTCAAACTTGACCACAACGTCAATGATACTTGCAAAAACCTATTGGATCCAGAAACCGTTAGAAATATGTTTATTAAGGGTATTAATCCAGCTTTAAAAGCTGATATAATTGATGTCAAGAAATGTTCTGGTGATATTATGGAATCGATGCTAGAGCTTTTCGAGAAGCAAGTTGAAATTACACAAAAGCTTCGTGGTAAAGCGAATGTGAAGTATGCTTGGTTTGCATCGTCCACGAATGCACCTTCTAGCACTGTGGTTTACGGGCTTGGACATGATGGGCCAAAACTTGGAAAGTATGGGTATGGGGTCCACCTTACAGCTGTTGATTCTGCCCAAAACAG TGCTACTATATGTGATGTTGACGAAAAAGGAGTAAGATGCATGGTGTTATGCCGTGTGATATTGGGAAATATGGAACTTGTTTTACCTGGATCTAAACAGTTTTATCCAAGCGATGATTGCTTCGATACCGGAGTCGATAATTTGGATAATCCAAATCATTATGTCGTTTGGAACATGAATATAAATACACATATTTATCCTGAATATGTAGTCAGTTTCAAGATTTCTCCTAGTGCTGAAG ATGGAAATAGGGTTAATTTGTCATCAAGGGTGACAACCGAAGATGCTCAAGGACCATCGCAGATAGATTCTTCTTCTTCTAGTAAACTGGTGTGTTTTTCTCtcgaataa